A genomic segment from Bubalus kerabau isolate K-KA32 ecotype Philippines breed swamp buffalo chromosome 21, PCC_UOA_SB_1v2, whole genome shotgun sequence encodes:
- the DSEL gene encoding dermatan-sulfate epimerase-like protein isoform X1 has translation MALMFTGHCLFLVLVMFAFSTLEESVSNYSDWAVFPDDIDPFKTQRVQDVRPNQKPKKSTLHPRLYFDAGEIQAMRQKSRTTHLHLFRAIRSAVTAMLSNPTYYLPPPKHADFAAKWNEIYGNNLPPLALYCLLCPEDKVAFEFALEYMDRMVGYKDWLVENAPGDEVPVGHSLTGFATAFDFLYNLLDGRRRQKYLEKIWVITEEMYEYSKVRSWGKQLLHNHQATNMIALLTGALVTGVDKGTKVNLWKQVVVDVMEKTMFLLNHIVDGSLDEGVAYGSYTAKSVTQYVFLAQRHFNINNLDNNWLKMHFWFYYATLLPGFQRTVGIADSNYNWFYGPESQLVFLDKFVLKNGAGNWLAQQIRRHRPKDGPMVPSTAQRWSTLHTEYIWYDPQLTPQPPAEYGTAKMHMFPNWGVVTYGAGLPNTQTNTFVSFKSGKLGGRAVYDIVHFQPYSWIDGWRSFNPGHEHPDQNSFTFAPNGQVFVSEALYGPKLSHLNNVLVFAPSPTSQCNKPWEGQLGECAQWLKWTGEEVGDAAGEIITASQHGDMIFVSGEAVSAYSSAMKLKSVYRALLLLNSQTLLVVDHVEKQEDSPIKSVSAFFHNLDIDFKYIPYRFMNRYNGALMDVWDAHYKMFWFDHRGSSPLASIQEAEQAAEFKKRWTQFVNVTFQMESAITRIAYVFYGPYVNVSSCRFIDNSNSGLQLSLNVNNTDHVVSIVTDYQNLKTRFDYLGFGGFATVADQAQVTRFGLGTEAIVKPIRHDRVIFPFGFKFNVAVGLILCIGLVILTFQWRFYLSFRKLMRWILILVIALWSIELLDVWSACTQPICAKWARPETEATGQALAPGGQRTDPPDIVITSLPGSGAELLKQLFFNSSDFLYIRVPTAYIDIPETELEIDSFVDACEWTASEVHSVRFRLLRGWLQSLVRDTKLHLQNIHLHEPSRGKLAQYFTMNKDKKRKLKRRESLAEQRSRMKGAFDRDAEYVRALRRHLVHYPSARPVLSLGSGSWTLKLHFFHEVLGASMRALYVVRDPRAWVYSMLYSSKPSLYSLKNVQEHLAKLFKTEGSAGRCTLNSGYAVEYELLRKELLASRPHPVSLLAHAWLANTAAALRLNADLLPTSYQLIKFEDLVHFPQNTTERIFAFLGIPLSPATLNQILFATSTNLFYLPYEGEISPANTNLWKRNLPKDEIKLIENICWTLMDRLGYPKFMD, from the coding sequence ATGGCGTTAATGTTTACAGGACATTGCTTATTTTTAGTATTAGTGATGTTTGCTTTCTCTACTTTGGAGGAATCTGTGAGCAATTACTCTGACTGGGCAGTTTTCCCAGATGACATAGATCCATTTAAGACACAGAGAGTGCAAGATGTCAGACCCAATCAAAAACCGAAGAAGAGTACGCTTCATCCACGCTTGTATTTTGATGCTGGAGAGATCCAAGCAATGAGACAGAAGTCTCGCACAACCCATTTGCACCTTTTTAGAGCGATCAGAAGTGCGGTGACTGCTATGCTGTCGAACCCGACATACTACCTACCTCCACCCAAGCATGCTGATTTTGCTGCCAAGTGGAATGAAATCTATGGGAACAATCTGCCTCCTTTAGCCCTGTACTGTTTGCTGTGCCCGGAAGACAAAGTTGCCTTTGAATTTGCCTTGGAATACATGGACAGGATGGTGGGCTACAAAGACTGGCTGGTGGAGAATGCACCAGGGGATGAGGTTCCAGTTGGCCATTCCCTAACAGGTTTTGCCACTGCCTTTGACTTTTTATATAACTTATTAGATGGTCGTCGGAGACAAAAATACCTAGAAAAAATATGGGTTATTACTGAGGAAATGTATGAATATTCTAAGGTCCGCTCTTGGGGCAAACAACTTCTTCACAACCATCAAGCTACTAACATGATAGCACTGCTGACCGGGGCTTTGGTGACTGGGGTAGATAAAGGGACTAAGGTAAATCTATGGAAACAGGTTGTAGTAGATGTGATGGAAAAGACAATGTTTCTGTTGAATCACATTGTCGATGGCTCTTTGGATGAAGGTGTGGCCTATGGAAGCTACACAGCTAAATCAGTCACACAGTATGTTTTTCTGGCCCAGCGCCACTTTAATATCAACAACTTGGATAACAACTGGTTAAAAATGCACTTTTGGTTTTATTATGCCACCCTTTTGCCAGGCTTCCAAAGGACCGTGGGGATAGCAGATTCCAATTATAACTGGTTTTATGGTCCTGAGAGCCAGTTAGTTTTTTTGGATAAGTTTGTCttaaagaatggagctggaaatTGGTTAGCTCAGCAAATCAGAAGGCACCGACCTAAAGATGGACCCATGGTCCCCTCCACCGCCCAGAGGTGGAGTACCCTTCACACTGAATACATCTGGTATGACCCCCAGCTCACCCCACAGCCTCCTGCAGAATATGGCACTGCAAAAATGCACATGTTCCCTAACTGGGGTGTGGTCACTTATGGGGCCGGGCTGCCAAATACACAGACCAATACCTTTGTGTCTTTTAAGTCTGGGAAGCTAGGAGGGCGTGCTGTGTATGACATAGTTCACTTCCAGCCATACTCCTGGATTGATGGGTGGAGGAGCTTCAACCCTGGACATGAACATCCGGATCAGAACTCATTTACCTTTGCCCCCAACGGGCAGGTGTTTGTTTCCGAAGCCCTCTATGGACCTAAGTTGAGCCACCTGAACAACGTACTGGTGTTCGCGCCGTCACCCACGAGTCAGTGTAATAAGCCCTGGGAAGGTCAGCTGGGAGAATGTGCACAGTGGCTCAAGTGGACCGGCGAGGAGGTTGGTGATGCGGCCGGGGAAATCATTACTGCCTCTCAGCACGGGGACATGATATTTGTGAGTGGGGAAGCCGTATCAGCTTACTCTTCAGCAATGAAGCTGAAAAGCGTGTATCGGGCTTTGCTTCTCTTAAACTCTCAGACTCTGCTAGTTGTTGATCATGTCGAGAAGCAAGAAGATTCcccaataaaatctgtcagtgccTTCTTCCATAATCTGGATATTGATTTTAAATACATCCCATATAGGTTCATGAACAGGTATAATGGCGCCTTGATGGACGTGTGGGATGCTCACTACAAGATGTTTTGGTTTGATCATCGTGGCAGTAGCCCCCTTGCTAGTATACAGGAAGCAGAGCAAGCCGCTGAATTTAAGAAACGGTGGACTCAGTTTGTCAATGTTACGTTTCAGATGGAATCCGCAATCACAAGAATCGCATATGTCTTCTATGGACCATACGTCAATGTTTCCAGTTGCAGATTTATTGATAATTCCAATTCTGGACTTCAGCTTTCTCTCAATGTCAATAACACCGACCATGTTGTTTCGATCGTGACTGACTACCAGAACTTGAAGACAAGGTTTGACTACTTGGGATTTGGCGGCTTTGCCACTGTGGCTGATCAGGCCCAAGTAACCCGCTTCGGTTTGGGCACTGAGGCAATAGTAAAGCCCATAAGACACGATAGAGTTATTTTCCCCTTTGGATTTAAATTTAATGTAGCAGTTGGGTTGATTTTGTGCATCGGCCTGGTGATCTTAACTTTTCAGTGGCGGTTTTACCTTTCTTTTAGAAAGCTTATGCGGTGGATCCTCATCCTTGTTATTGCCTTGTGGTCCATTGAGCTGCTGGACGTGTGGAGCGCTTGCACGCAGCCCATCTGTGCCAAGTGGGCGAGGCCGGAGACCGAGGCGACCGGGCAGGCGCTGGCCCCCGGAGGCCAGCGCACAGACCCGCCGGACATCGTCATTACCTCACTTCCTGGTTCCGGAGCTGAGCTTCTCAAACAACTCTTCTTCAACAGCAGTGACTTCCTCTACATCCGGGTCCCCACAGCCTACATTGACATTCCGGAAACGGAATTGGAAATCGACTCCTTTGTGGACGCCTGTGAATGGACGGCGTCCGAAGTCCACAGCGTGCGTTTCCGTTTACTCCGAGGCTGGTTGCAGTCCTTGGTCCGAGACACGAAACTCCATTTGCAGAACATCCATCTACATGAACCCAGTAGGGGGAAACTGGCCCAGTATTTTACCATGAataaagacaagaaaaggaagtTGAAAAGGAGAGAGTCTCTGGCAGAACAAAGAAGCAGAATGAAAGGCGCCTTTGACAGAGACGCTGAATACGTCAGGGCTCTGCGGAGACACCTGGTCCACTACCCCAGTGCGCGGCCGGTGCTCAGCCTGGGCAGCGGGAGCTGGACGTTAAAGCTGCATTTCTTTCACGAGGTGTTGGGAGCCTCTATGAGGGCCTTGTACGTGGTGAGGGACCCTCGGGCGTGGGTTTATTCCATGCTGTACAGTAGTAAACCTAGCCTTTACTCTTTGAAGAATGTACAAGAGCACTTAGCTAAGCTGTTTAAAACGGAGGGAAGCGCAGGCCGTTGTACCTTGAACTCAGGCTATGCTGTGGAGTATGAATTGCTGCGGAAGGAACTGTTGGCATCCAGACCTCACCCAGTCTCGCTGCTGGCCCATGCGTGGCTGGCAAACACGGCCGCTGCCCTGAGGCTAAATGCAGACCTGCTGCCCACCAGCTACCAATTAATCAAGTTTGAAGATCTTGTGCATTTCCCTCAGAATACCACGGAAAGGATTTTTGCCTTCCTTGGAATTCCTTTATCTCCTGCTACTTTAAACCAAATATTGTTTGCCACCTCCACGAACCTTTTCTATCTTCCCTACGAAGGGGAGATATCACCCGCTAATACTAACCTTTGGAAACGAAACTTGCCGAAGGATGAAATTAAACTGATTGAGAACATCTGCTGGACGCTGATGGATCGTCTAGGATACCCAAAGTTTATGGACTGA
- the DSEL gene encoding dermatan-sulfate epimerase-like protein isoform X2, translating to MALMFTGHCLFLVLVMFAFSTLEESVSNYSDWAVFPDDIDPFKTQRVQDVRPNQKPKKSTLHPRLYFDAGEIQAMRQKSRTTHLHLFRAIRSAVTAMLSNPTYYLPPPKHADFAAKWNEIYGNNLPPLALYCLLCPEDKVAFEFALEYMDRMVGYKDWLVENAPGDEVPVGHSLTGFATAFDFLYNLLDGRRRQKYLEKIWVITEEMYEYSKVRSWGKQLLHNHQATNMIALLTGALVTGVDKGTKVNLWKQVVVDVMEKTMFLLNHIVDGSLDEGVAYGSYTAKSVTQYVFLAQRHFNINNLDNNWLKMHFWFYYATLLPGFQRTVGIADSNYNWFYGPESQLVFLDKFVLKNGAGNWLAQQIRRHRPKDGPMVPSTAQRWSTLHTEYIWYDPQLTPQPPAEYGTAKMHMFPNWGVVTYGAGLPNTQTNTFVSFKSGKLGGRAVYDIVHFQPYSWIDGWRSFNPGHEHPDQNSFTFAPNGQVFVSEALYGPKLSHLNNVLVFAPSPTSQCNKPWEGQLGECAQWLKWTGEEVGDAAGEIITASQHGDMIFVSGEAVSAYSSAMKLKSVYRALLLLNSQTLLVVDHVEKQEDSPIKSVSAFFHNLDIDFKYIPYRFMNRYNGALMDVWDAHYKMFWFDHRGSSPLASIQEAEQAAEFKKRWTQFVNVTFQMESAITRIAYVFYGPYVNVSSCRFIDNSNSGLQLSLNVNNTDHVVSIVTDYQNLKTRKLMRWILILVIALWSIELLDVWSACTQPICAKWARPETEATGQALAPGGQRTDPPDIVITSLPGSGAELLKQLFFNSSDFLYIRVPTAYIDIPETELEIDSFVDACEWTASEVHSVRFRLLRGWLQSLVRDTKLHLQNIHLHEPSRGKLAQYFTMNKDKKRKLKRRESLAEQRSRMKGAFDRDAEYVRALRRHLVHYPSARPVLSLGSGSWTLKLHFFHEVLGASMRALYVVRDPRAWVYSMLYSSKPSLYSLKNVQEHLAKLFKTEGSAGRCTLNSGYAVEYELLRKELLASRPHPVSLLAHAWLANTAAALRLNADLLPTSYQLIKFEDLVHFPQNTTERIFAFLGIPLSPATLNQILFATSTNLFYLPYEGEISPANTNLWKRNLPKDEIKLIENICWTLMDRLGYPKFMD from the exons ATGGCGTTAATGTTTACAGGACATTGCTTATTTTTAGTATTAGTGATGTTTGCTTTCTCTACTTTGGAGGAATCTGTGAGCAATTACTCTGACTGGGCAGTTTTCCCAGATGACATAGATCCATTTAAGACACAGAGAGTGCAAGATGTCAGACCCAATCAAAAACCGAAGAAGAGTACGCTTCATCCACGCTTGTATTTTGATGCTGGAGAGATCCAAGCAATGAGACAGAAGTCTCGCACAACCCATTTGCACCTTTTTAGAGCGATCAGAAGTGCGGTGACTGCTATGCTGTCGAACCCGACATACTACCTACCTCCACCCAAGCATGCTGATTTTGCTGCCAAGTGGAATGAAATCTATGGGAACAATCTGCCTCCTTTAGCCCTGTACTGTTTGCTGTGCCCGGAAGACAAAGTTGCCTTTGAATTTGCCTTGGAATACATGGACAGGATGGTGGGCTACAAAGACTGGCTGGTGGAGAATGCACCAGGGGATGAGGTTCCAGTTGGCCATTCCCTAACAGGTTTTGCCACTGCCTTTGACTTTTTATATAACTTATTAGATGGTCGTCGGAGACAAAAATACCTAGAAAAAATATGGGTTATTACTGAGGAAATGTATGAATATTCTAAGGTCCGCTCTTGGGGCAAACAACTTCTTCACAACCATCAAGCTACTAACATGATAGCACTGCTGACCGGGGCTTTGGTGACTGGGGTAGATAAAGGGACTAAGGTAAATCTATGGAAACAGGTTGTAGTAGATGTGATGGAAAAGACAATGTTTCTGTTGAATCACATTGTCGATGGCTCTTTGGATGAAGGTGTGGCCTATGGAAGCTACACAGCTAAATCAGTCACACAGTATGTTTTTCTGGCCCAGCGCCACTTTAATATCAACAACTTGGATAACAACTGGTTAAAAATGCACTTTTGGTTTTATTATGCCACCCTTTTGCCAGGCTTCCAAAGGACCGTGGGGATAGCAGATTCCAATTATAACTGGTTTTATGGTCCTGAGAGCCAGTTAGTTTTTTTGGATAAGTTTGTCttaaagaatggagctggaaatTGGTTAGCTCAGCAAATCAGAAGGCACCGACCTAAAGATGGACCCATGGTCCCCTCCACCGCCCAGAGGTGGAGTACCCTTCACACTGAATACATCTGGTATGACCCCCAGCTCACCCCACAGCCTCCTGCAGAATATGGCACTGCAAAAATGCACATGTTCCCTAACTGGGGTGTGGTCACTTATGGGGCCGGGCTGCCAAATACACAGACCAATACCTTTGTGTCTTTTAAGTCTGGGAAGCTAGGAGGGCGTGCTGTGTATGACATAGTTCACTTCCAGCCATACTCCTGGATTGATGGGTGGAGGAGCTTCAACCCTGGACATGAACATCCGGATCAGAACTCATTTACCTTTGCCCCCAACGGGCAGGTGTTTGTTTCCGAAGCCCTCTATGGACCTAAGTTGAGCCACCTGAACAACGTACTGGTGTTCGCGCCGTCACCCACGAGTCAGTGTAATAAGCCCTGGGAAGGTCAGCTGGGAGAATGTGCACAGTGGCTCAAGTGGACCGGCGAGGAGGTTGGTGATGCGGCCGGGGAAATCATTACTGCCTCTCAGCACGGGGACATGATATTTGTGAGTGGGGAAGCCGTATCAGCTTACTCTTCAGCAATGAAGCTGAAAAGCGTGTATCGGGCTTTGCTTCTCTTAAACTCTCAGACTCTGCTAGTTGTTGATCATGTCGAGAAGCAAGAAGATTCcccaataaaatctgtcagtgccTTCTTCCATAATCTGGATATTGATTTTAAATACATCCCATATAGGTTCATGAACAGGTATAATGGCGCCTTGATGGACGTGTGGGATGCTCACTACAAGATGTTTTGGTTTGATCATCGTGGCAGTAGCCCCCTTGCTAGTATACAGGAAGCAGAGCAAGCCGCTGAATTTAAGAAACGGTGGACTCAGTTTGTCAATGTTACGTTTCAGATGGAATCCGCAATCACAAGAATCGCATATGTCTTCTATGGACCATACGTCAATGTTTCCAGTTGCAGATTTATTGATAATTCCAATTCTGGACTTCAGCTTTCTCTCAATGTCAATAACACCGACCATGTTGTTTCGATCGTGACTGACTACCAGAACTTGAAGACAAG AAAGCTTATGCGGTGGATCCTCATCCTTGTTATTGCCTTGTGGTCCATTGAGCTGCTGGACGTGTGGAGCGCTTGCACGCAGCCCATCTGTGCCAAGTGGGCGAGGCCGGAGACCGAGGCGACCGGGCAGGCGCTGGCCCCCGGAGGCCAGCGCACAGACCCGCCGGACATCGTCATTACCTCACTTCCTGGTTCCGGAGCTGAGCTTCTCAAACAACTCTTCTTCAACAGCAGTGACTTCCTCTACATCCGGGTCCCCACAGCCTACATTGACATTCCGGAAACGGAATTGGAAATCGACTCCTTTGTGGACGCCTGTGAATGGACGGCGTCCGAAGTCCACAGCGTGCGTTTCCGTTTACTCCGAGGCTGGTTGCAGTCCTTGGTCCGAGACACGAAACTCCATTTGCAGAACATCCATCTACATGAACCCAGTAGGGGGAAACTGGCCCAGTATTTTACCATGAataaagacaagaaaaggaagtTGAAAAGGAGAGAGTCTCTGGCAGAACAAAGAAGCAGAATGAAAGGCGCCTTTGACAGAGACGCTGAATACGTCAGGGCTCTGCGGAGACACCTGGTCCACTACCCCAGTGCGCGGCCGGTGCTCAGCCTGGGCAGCGGGAGCTGGACGTTAAAGCTGCATTTCTTTCACGAGGTGTTGGGAGCCTCTATGAGGGCCTTGTACGTGGTGAGGGACCCTCGGGCGTGGGTTTATTCCATGCTGTACAGTAGTAAACCTAGCCTTTACTCTTTGAAGAATGTACAAGAGCACTTAGCTAAGCTGTTTAAAACGGAGGGAAGCGCAGGCCGTTGTACCTTGAACTCAGGCTATGCTGTGGAGTATGAATTGCTGCGGAAGGAACTGTTGGCATCCAGACCTCACCCAGTCTCGCTGCTGGCCCATGCGTGGCTGGCAAACACGGCCGCTGCCCTGAGGCTAAATGCAGACCTGCTGCCCACCAGCTACCAATTAATCAAGTTTGAAGATCTTGTGCATTTCCCTCAGAATACCACGGAAAGGATTTTTGCCTTCCTTGGAATTCCTTTATCTCCTGCTACTTTAAACCAAATATTGTTTGCCACCTCCACGAACCTTTTCTATCTTCCCTACGAAGGGGAGATATCACCCGCTAATACTAACCTTTGGAAACGAAACTTGCCGAAGGATGAAATTAAACTGATTGAGAACATCTGCTGGACGCTGATGGATCGTCTAGGATACCCAAAGTTTATGGACTGA